The following are from one region of the Syntrophales bacterium genome:
- a CDS encoding GvpL/GvpF family gas vesicle protein encodes MPDKDDGQYIYAIATINEEKTFGPMGIGDYKDEVYTVCYRDIGAVISSSPIIKYPVTRANTMAHQKVMEEAMKDYPMLPVRFGTIGEGTDLIREKVLEARYDELKELLTYVEDKIELGLKVLWSNKEDAFREIVDENKDIRILRDRLMSKKVRPQRDQVGLGDMVKKALEAKKLREENAILDLLKGLWVEHKANDVFGDQMITNSAF; translated from the coding sequence ATGCCTGACAAAGACGACGGTCAATACATATATGCCATTGCGACAATCAATGAAGAGAAGACCTTTGGTCCCATGGGCATTGGTGACTACAAAGATGAGGTTTATACAGTATGCTACCGGGATATCGGAGCCGTGATCAGTTCTTCTCCCATTATTAAATATCCCGTTACCAGGGCCAATACAATGGCGCATCAGAAGGTCATGGAAGAGGCCATGAAAGATTATCCAATGCTGCCGGTGAGATTCGGCACTATCGGAGAGGGAACAGATCTTATCAGAGAAAAGGTATTAGAGGCCAGATATGACGAGCTTAAAGAGCTTCTGACATATGTGGAAGACAAGATAGAGCTCGGCCTCAAGGTTCTATGGTCGAATAAGGAGGATGCCTTCCGGGAAATCGTAGACGAAAACAAGGATATCAGGATATTGAGGGATCGCCTCATGTCAAAGAAGGTAAGACCGCAGCGAGATCAGGTTGGGTTGGGTGATATGGTAAAAAAAGCTCTGGAAGCAAAGAAGCTGCGGGAAGAAAACGCGATTCTCGATTTATTGAAGGGGCTCTGGGTTGAGCATAAGGCAAACGATGTTTTCGGCGATCAGATGATTACCAACAGCGCCTTTT